A stretch of Myroides oncorhynchi DNA encodes these proteins:
- a CDS encoding riboflavin synthase — MFTGIVENIGNIKSIVKDQENLHITVECTFTNELQVDQSVLHNGICLTVVSLGEGFYTVTAIKETIDVTSIGFWKVGQAVNLERAMLMNGRLDGHIVQGHVDHIATCVSIEEAGGSTYFGFEYKKTSQHVTIEKGSITIDGTSLTVVDSGINTFKVAIIPYTIEHTIFKQYEVGTVVNLEFDVVGKYVSKLMKVRGLN; from the coding sequence ATGTTTACAGGTATAGTTGAAAACATCGGAAATATAAAAAGTATAGTAAAAGATCAAGAAAATTTACATATTACTGTGGAGTGTACTTTTACGAATGAGTTACAAGTAGATCAGAGTGTACTACACAATGGTATTTGTCTTACGGTAGTATCTTTAGGAGAGGGGTTTTATACTGTCACTGCGATTAAAGAAACTATTGATGTAACGAGTATAGGCTTTTGGAAAGTAGGACAAGCTGTGAATTTAGAGAGAGCTATGTTAATGAATGGTCGTTTAGATGGTCATATTGTACAAGGCCATGTGGATCACATCGCTACTTGTGTGAGTATCGAAGAAGCAGGAGGAAGTACATATTTTGGGTTTGAATATAAAAAAACTTCACAGCATGTAACTATAGAAAAAGGATCTATTACCATTGATGGTACTAGTCTTACAGTTGTTGATTCTGGTATTAACACCTTTAAAGTGGCGATTATTCCATATACCATAGAGCATACGATTTTTAAGCAATATGAGGTGGGAACCGTTGTGAATCTTGAGTTTGACGTGGTAGGAAAGTACGTGTCTAAATTGATGAAAGTGAGGGGGTTAAATTAA